In Campylobacter sp. MIT 12-8780, the DNA window TTGTTTAGCGAGTTTAGCGACAAACTCATCGATTTGTTGTTGGCTCAAAATTCAAGCTTTAAAGATGAAATAGCGTTTTTATAATCTTGCGAAGAAAAGATATAGCTTCCAGCCACGAGTATATCAGCTCCAGCAAGTTCAAGCTCGCTTGCATTAAGCCCATTTACCCCTCCATCAACTTCGATGAAAAGTTTAGCGTTTTTTTGATCGACAAGTTCTCTTAAGCGTTTGATTTTATCATAAACTAAGGGCAAAAACTCTTGTCCGCCAAAGCCAGGATTAACGCTCATTAAAAGCACTAAATCCACAAATTCAAGCAAATGCTCAAGCGTGGAAATGTTTGTATGTGGATTTAAGACTATGCCAGCTCCAATACCTTTTGATCTTAAGTATTGACAAAGTTTTATAGGGTGGGCATGGTTTTCTATATGAAAGCTTAAAAATTTAGGCTTGAAAGGTAAAAACAAATCCACAAAAAAGTCTATATTATCAACCATCAAATGAATGTCAAGTGGCACAGAGCTTGCTTCTTTGATACTTTTAAGCACGCAAGGTCCAAAAGTAAGATTTGGCACAAAATGTCCGTCCATAACATCAATATGTAAAAGATCAGCCCCAGCTTCACATACTTTTTCTATCTCTTCTTTAAGGTGCAAAAAATCAGCCGATAAAAGACTTGGTGCTACATACATTTTTGTTTTTCCTTTCAAAAAAGTGAATTTTATCTTTTAAAGTATAAAAAAAATATAAATATTTGAAAAATTTAAGCTTAAATTTGCTAGAATTGCACTTTAGAAATTATTTAACAAGGAAAAATCATGTCAAGAATTTGTCAAGTTACAGGAAAAGGTCCTATGGTAGGAAACAATGTAAGCCATGCGAACAACAAAACAAAAAGACGCTTTTTGCCAAATCTTAGAACCGTTCGTATCACCTTAGAAGACGGCACTACAAGAAAAATCAGAGTTGCTGCTTCAACTTTAAGAACTCTAAGAAAACAAAACTCTTAACCACAAGCCTCTACTTAAGAAATACCTTAAATATACTTTTTACCTTCGCTTTTATATTAAGAGCGGAGGTTATCTTGTGTGCTTATCTTGATTTTAATTAAAATTGCACTTTTGTATCAAATTTTCACAATTTGTTCTTTCAAAAGCAAAAAAACACCCAATTTTTTTGCTTATTTTATATAAGTTTAGCATTTTTTTTGTTATAATCTTGATTATATTTAACTTAGATTCAAGGAGTATTTAAAATGTGGCATGAATATAGAGATTTGATGACCGAGCTTAAAGGGAAGGACGGACGCTTTGACAGCTTGTTTGAAAAACATAATGAACTTGATGATCAAATCAAAGCTGCCGAAGAAGGAAGAGTTCATCTTGACGATCTTGAAATTTCAAGAATGAAAAAAGAAAAATTACGCGTAAAAGAAGAATTAGGACAATATTTGGCTAATTATTCTAAAAATCAATAAGGAGCTATCGTGTTTGGCTTAAATAAAAAAACTTTAGATGTGGCATTGAATACAAATTCAGAAACACAAAAAATGCAACTACAAATCTCACAGCTTAGAAGCGAAAATGAAAACTTAAAAGCTGAGATTGAAAAACTTAAAAGTAGTTCTCAAAAGACTTTGCAGTCTGATCTTTTCCGCACGCTTTTAGCCGGAGTTTTAAGCAATATCACGGTTGTTCAAAATGATATGCTTGCAAATGTAAATAAAGCTGAAGCGATCGCAAACTCTTCTAACTCTTCTTTAGAAGCTATGAATGAGCTTGATGAAATCACCAATTCTATCACGCATTCTTTAGGTGATATTATAGAATCAGCAAATAAATCCCGAGATACAGCCGGCACCTTACATAGAAGCGTTGATGAGATCAGTAATGTTATCAATTTAATCAAAGATGTTTCAGATCAAACCAATCTTTTGGCTCTAAATGCAGCTATTGAAGCAGCAAGAGCTGGCGAACATGGGCGCGGTTTTGCTGTCGTTGCTGATGAGGTAAGAAAACTTGCTGAAAAAACCCAAAAAGCAACAGCTGAAGTAGAAATGAATATCAACCTACTCAAACAAAATGCGAATGAAATGTTTTCTCAAAGCGAACAAGTTGAAAAAGTTTCTATGGACTCAAATACTCATATTATGCAGTTTTCTGATAAATTTAATGAGCTCAAAGAAGAAGCAAATGCAAACAATGTAAATGCTACCGGTATAGTTTCAGAAGCTTTTGTGTCTTTAGTGAAGCTTGATCATGTCGCCTTTAAACTTAATGGATATAAAGAAATTTTCACTCATTCAGGTAAAAAACTTTCAGATCACTTAAGTTGTCGTCTAGGCAAATGGGTCGCAGCTGATGGAAAACAACGTTTTGGAACAAACCCAATGTTCCCACAAATCAATGAGCCACACCAAAAAGTGCATCAAAGTATGAATGAAGCGATCGAGCTGGCAAAAAATATAGATGGAAGCGAAAGCGAGCAACTCAAACAAGAAATTCTTTCTAAGTGTAATGACGCTGAAGCTGCTTCAAATCGTTTGTTTGATATATTCAAAGATATGCTTGCTATTGCAAGTAATACACAAACTAAAACTCCTTCGCAGCAAGAATCTTCTGCTCCTCAAGAAACTCAAACAAATAAAGAAAGCTGATGTTAAAGCCCATAAATTTGGGCTTTGTTTTTCATAAACCAAAGATAAGCAAACTCAAAACTTGCTGCGCGCACAATGTGTTTTGAGAATTCTTCAAATTCTTTAACCTTAACAAAAACACTTTGAATTTCCTCATCATCAATTCCACCGCCCTCAGCCTTCTTGTCCTCTTCGCTCACTTCGGCAAAAAACAGGCTTTGCTTGCTTGCTCCAGAACCAAAACCGCCATAAAAATCAGCTACTTTTTCAAGGCTTTTTGGTAGATAGCCAAGCTCTTCAAGGCATTCTTCTTTGGCTATATCCTCTATGCTTAAGTTTTTATCAACAAGTCCAGAGCAAAGCTCTACGCTATAGCCAAGCTCGCTTTTGTCTATATTGACATTGTTTCTTACTTGATAATCCCACAAAGGCACACGAAACTGCCTTACAAAGATAAAACTTTGCTTTTCTTTATGATATAAGAGTATAGAGACGCTATCTAGGGCTTCTATAAAGTCCCAAGTATGTTTTTTGCCGTTTTTAAGATAACTGAAACGTTTGGCTTTGATATAAATAGAGCTTTTAAATTCTTCCTGTTTGAGTGTGCTTATATCCATAATTTTGCCTTAAAAGTTTTTGAAATTATAATTAAAAAAACTCAATAAGGCAAATTTTTAGTGAAAATCTCATTCACTTTAAAGTTTGTTGTTTTTATTTAAGAGCTTTAAAAACTTCATCAACCATAACTTTAAAAGACTCTAAACCACCACCTGAAAGATACCAATACTCCGGATCAAGATAGATGATTTTGCCATTCATTGCTGCATTTGTTTTTGCCACTAATGGATTATCAAGGCTAGTTTGAGCTCGTTCTTGATTGCCAACGATGACATTTCTATCCACGACAAAAAGATAATCTGGATTGATTTTTAAGATATATTCAGAATCAGCTCTATTTCCATGAGTACCAGCTTTTATGCTTTCATCAGCTGCTTTGATACCCAAAACATCATGGATAATGCCAAATCTTGAACCCTCGCCAAATACTGAAATGCGATTTGCATTTGTTAGCACGATAAGGGCTTTTTTGTTAGGATCAAGTTCTGCTTTTTTGCTCTCAATGTCAGCTTTTATGGCTTCAAGTTGAGCTTTGGCTTCTTCTTGTTTGTCAAAAAGTGTGGCTAGAGTGATGACTTTGTTTTCAAAAGAATTTAAAAAGTCAGCATTGTTTGTGCCAACATAAATTGTCGGTGATATTTGATTAAGTTTATCAAAAAATTTAGCTTGTCTGCCCGAGATGATAATCAAATCAGCTTGAAGTTCATTTACTTTTTCAAAATCAGCTTCATTTACAGCCCCAACACTTGCTTTGTCCTTAAACTGCTCAAGGTATTTTGGTAGAGTTTTGCTCGTAACACCTACGACACGATCATTTAAACCAAGTGCATCAAAAGTATCTAAAGCTCCAAGATCAAAGATGATTACCTTGCTTGGATTTTTTATCACTTCAGCTTTACCTAAAGAATGCTCGATCTCAAAGCTTGAGCCTTTATCATGAAGCACAAGAGGCTTATAACTGACTTGCACTCTTGCTTTTTCTTTGATCGAAGTGTTTGACTCGGTGCTATTTGAGTCTTGTTGAGTGCTTTTATCATTGCTGCAAGCAAAGAAAGCAAAAACTGAAAAAATCGTAATGAAAAGCGTTTTTTTCATTATTTCTCCTTTAAAATAAGATAAATTTTATTCATAATATACGCAAATTTTCTTTGAATTTATTTCTTGTATTTTAATATCAAAATCATAAATTTCTCTTAAAATTTCACTTTGAATGATATCTTTTGTATCGCCATGAAACAATACCCGTGCATTTTTCATTGCTATTATGGTGTCTGAATACACAGAAGCAAAATTAATATCATGTAGCACAAGTATGATGCTTTTATCAAATTCAAGCACAAGCCTTTGAAGCATTTTCATAATATGCACGCAATTTTTCATATCCAAGTTATTTAAAGGCTCATCAAGCATAATATAATCAGTATCTTGAGCGATAATCATCGCGATAAACGCGCGTTGTTTTTGTCCTCCACTTAAGGAGTCCAAAAAGCGATCTTCTAAGTCTTTAAGTCCCATAAATTCGATGGCTTGAGCTATTTTTTGTTTGTCTTTTTCGCCCAATTTACCTGCACTATGAGGAAAACGTCCAAAACTTACAAGCTCTTTAACTCTAAGACGAATGTTAAGATGATTTTGCTGTTTAAGAATAGAAATTTTTTTCGCAAGTTCGCTATTTTTATATGTTTTAAGGTTTTTACCATCAAATAAAACTTCGCCTGAATCTGGGCTTAAAAGCCTGCTTGCTACGCCAAGCAAGGTGCTTTTTCCAGCACCATTTGAGCCGATTAAGGAGGTAATTTTACCTTTTTGAAAGCTTAAATTTATATCTTCAAGCACGATTTTTTCATCGTATTTTTTGTTGATATTTCTAAGTTCTATCATAAGCGATTGCCCTTTAACACAAGATAAATAAAATAAATTCCCCCGATAAAATTAATCACCACGCTAAGAGTTGCATTAAAAGCAAAAACTCTAGCAACAAGATAAGTCCCACCAACTAAAGCGATGATACTTACAAGCGTGCAAGCGACAAGTAAAATGCTATGCTTGCTCGTCTTAAAAAGCTCATAGCTTAAGTTTGTAACCAAAAGTCCAAGAAAGGTAATGGGTCCTACTAAAGCCGTGCTTATAGAGATTAAAACAGCAATGATGATGAGAAATCTTTTCACTAAGTTTTCATATTCAAGCCCTAAATTTATGGATATATCTTTTCCTAAAGCTAAAATATCAAGAAATTTAAAATACGAAAGCATATATATAAAAATACCGATAAAAAGTATATAGCTTAATGCTAAAAGTTCTATTTTGACATTATTAAAGCTAGCAAACATACGCCCTTGCACGACTAAAAATTCATCTGGATCGATTAAGACTTCAAAAAAGGAGCTTAAAGATGAAAAAAATGTTCCAAAAATAAGCCCTAAAAGCAAGATATGATAAATGCTGCGATTTTCTTTAAATAAAATCTTATAAAAAACAATGCCAAAAGCGATCATACAAATTACAGAAGTAAGAAAATTAACCCTCTCATCATAAACACTCACATGCGTTGCTGTAAGCATAAAAACAAGAAAAGACTGCACTAAAAGATATAAAGAATCAAGCCCTATAATACTTGGAGTAAGGATTTTGTTGTTTGTAATCGTTTGAAAAATAAGCGTGCAAATAGCGATACAAGTAGCCACTAAAATGATAGCTAAAATACTTATAGTTCTTTCTTTGATAACAAATTCAGGAAATTTTCCCATAAAACTAAAAATATAAATCAAAATACACACTAAGGTGATGAACGCAGTAATAAAAAGCTTTTTACGCATAATTTTTCTTTTTAAGTAAAATCAATGCAAACATAAAAGAACCAAGCACGCCTAAAGTAAGGCTGATAGGCACTTCAAAAGGATAGATAATAAGCCTTGAAAAAATATCACATACAAGCATTAAAACTGCCCCAAAAAGTCCAACGATAAGAATTGATCCTCTTAAATCATCTCCTTTGAAAATCGAAACGATATTTGGCACTATAAGCCCTAAAAATGGGATAACTCCAGCCATAAGTATGATCACAGAAACGATAATACTTACTATAATTAAGCCTAAATTTAAAATAAATTGATAAGAAAGCCCTAAATTCGTGGCTATGTCCTTCCCCATACCAGCGATTGTGATTTTATTTGCATATAAAAAAGCCAGCAAAAGTAGGGGCAGGGTAAGGTAGATCAGCTCATAACTTCCTTGCATGGTATTTGAAAAATCGCCCTGAAGCCAGCCTTGCATATTTTGAATCAAATTCATCTGATAGGCAAAAAAAGTCGTGATTGAGTTGATAACACCTCCAAACATAAGCCCTATTAAAGGCACGAGGATAAGATTTTTGAGCTTGATTTTGTTTAAAATTTGCAAAAAAATCAAACTTCCTGCCAAAGCAAAAAGCGAAGCGATAAAAACTTGAGTGATAAAAGCACTTTGAGCGAAAAAAATCATACTCACAAGTATGCCAAGCTTAGCACAATCCATAGTCCCAGCTGTGGTTGGGGAGACAAATTTATTTTGCGTGAGTTGCTGCATAATCAGCCCACAAATACTCAAGCTCATTCCTGTGATAATGATGGTAATGGTTCTAGGAATTCTTGAGATCAAAAAGACTTCATTTTCAAGACTATGTCCTTGCAAAATATCAAAAATATGAATATCACTTACCCCGATAAATAAGCTCAAAATAGCCAAAATGCAAAGCAGAGGAAGCAAAAAAGCAATATGAAAGAAAAAGCCTAAATTCAAAATAAACCTTAAAATTAGATAATTATTATTAAAATGTATATTTTAACAAAAGAAATTTTAATCTTAGCTAATAAAATCTTAAAAAGCTGTAAGATAAAATACTTTCTTTTTAAATTTGAAAGAAACTTTTTTTATCTCAAATAAGCATACTTTTTCTTAAATAAAATTTTTAAAAACTTATGTTATACTTTAAATATATACGAACAAAGGGATACGCCATGACTTTAATCATAAAAAATGTAGATGAAGCTTTTTTGCCGATATTTCAAGGCATAGCTAAAAGCATAAAGGCAAAATGTGGGGTGCAAGCGAGTGAAAAGCAGGCTTTAAAGTGGAAAAAAGAAGCAAATAAAATGCTAAAAGACTATAAAGCTGGCAAACTCAAAGCCTTTGATGATATAAATGAACTAAGAGCGGAGCTTGACAAGTGAGATGTAAAAAAACCTTGTGAGTTGTTTAGTTTTTTGTGAATTTATAGAAAGCTTGAAATCGTGTCATTGTGAGGGTGTAGCAAGGAGCAATTCATTTTTTAGGCTTTGTGGATTGCAACGCTTAAGGCTCGTAATGACAGCTTTATATCTCATTGGTTTAATTTGTGGAGTTTGTATATAGGTTTATATTTCATTATCTTATTGTTTGATTTTAATATATCCTTGTTCTTTTCCCCATTTTTCTAATGCTTTTTGAATATTATCATTTGAGCTATTTTGTTTTGTTGAATTATTTTGTTCAGTTTCTTTAAAGCATTTAAAGGCAGTATAAAGGTGAGGATATATTTCAAAGCACTTAAAAATTTCATCAATGTCAAAATTATTAATTTTGCTATATAGAACCGGATCTTTTATAAAATCAGTATAATAGGCAATTTTATTCTCTTTTATTACGATTTCTAAAGCTTTATTTTTGAGAGAATATTGTGAGTCTTGTTGTTTGTCTTTTTGATTTTTAGCCCCATCTATCATTTGTTCTAATTGCTCTATTAATTCGTTTTCATTGTTTGTAATTATACGGTATGACTCCAAGCTTTTGTAGTCTTGATTTGCTTGTTTTATATGCGAATGGATAAAAAACTTCATTACTTCATTTCTGTAATGTTTTTCTATTTGTGTATAGTATTCCTTGTCTTCATAATATTCGTTTAAAACTTGACATAAGTTTAGAGGCATTCCACTATACCGTCCATCTGTAAAATTGTATATCTTTTTAAGTAATTCATGAGCTTTCTTTGCAAAATCTTTATCGTTATAATTTTCGAGCTTAAAATATTTTTTAGGTAAGAGATCTTCCAAAAGCTCAATATTTGTATAATATTCGTAATTTTTAAGTTGTGCTTTGATTTCTTCAATTAAATTTTGCGTTATTGCATTGTCTTTCCAGTATTGTTCTAGTATAAATTTGAAGTTCTCATAATTGTAGTTTTCATATTTGTTTGATAGTTTTAAATATGGGCATGTTACAACCAAGTTTTTATAAAATGTTTCTATGACAGTATTATATTTTTCATCCTCATACATTGTTGATAATTTCAATTTTTCATTAAATTCTTTTATTGCGTTTAATAGTCGCTTTAGCATTCTTAAATTATTTGTATAAGAAGGTTGATTATTTTGCATAAGTATATTTTGAGCTATTTTCGCAAGTTTGCTATTATTTATTTCACTTTCAATAAGCTCTTTATAAGCATCAAAATTCGTCGTAATCTCAATAGAATAATCTATACATTTTTCTTTATATTTTTCATAAATTTGAAAATCTTTTTCTTCATTATCATCATTACCTCTTGAATTCTGTGATATTGATTTAAGTTTTTTATCATTTAAAATCAGCACTACGCTACATTCTTTTATATCGCGTAAATGTGCCATCAAACCCATTAAATCATTCATTTTTAATTTTTCAGATTTGCGTTCTATGTCATCAAAGCAAATGATTATCTGCTTAAAATCATTTTCTTTTAATGCCCCAAAAAGGGAATCTAAATTAACATTTATATTGGCTAGTTTTAGCATGCCATTAGTGAGTTTTGATGCTTTATCGATTATGCCATTGTGTGTCCCACATACCTTCAAAACAATTTCTTCTAGTATTTCTTTGTAGTGCTCTTTTCCAAAAAGAGAGATATAAACAACTTTTTTGATTTTAGATTCATCTAGTTTTTTCTCGACTATATTTTTCCAAAAATGTGTTTTTCCAACTCCCCATTCCCCTGTTATGGTTATACAAAAATTTATATCATTTTCTAGCAAATTCTTAATATGCGTTGCTTTTTCTTCAAGTTCTTGGTTATTCATCGGTTCTTCCTTGTATTATTTTAATCTCATTTTCATCAAGATTATACAATTTATACACCAAAAAATCAATTTTATCCTCTAGTTCTTTTGTATCAGCTTTTCTGTCTTTTTCTTTTAAATTTAGGATTTCATCAGTTAATTTTATCAACTCATCAGCTAGATTTTTATTTTTTTGGTTTATTTTTGGGATAGGTAGATTTTCTATATAAATTTTTGCAGCGTATATCCCATCACCCAAGCTCGCTGTGTTATTTTTAATCCAATATTTAGCAGTATTAGAATTAAAAATGGCTAATAAATACTTCATAAGAAGACTATCACAACTAGTTATCATAAACATAGAGTCTAGGATGCGACTTTCGTTATTGTCGTAGCTAAATAAAGTATCAGTTGAAATTCTATTCCACACTATCTTTTCCCTAGCAAATTCCTCATAATAATTTGCTCCCCAGCGTTGCAGACAATACCACTCGTAGCGAATTCCTGTTTCTGCCTTATTGCGCTTTGATAGTTTTTCTTTGTGTTCTAGTAAGTGTGCGTAAAGTGCTGGATAGAGGTTAGCCAAATCTTGCTCGTTTTCTTGCATAGTTTTTGGATTGTTGATATTTGGAAAATGCCAAGGTATAAATATCACCCACAACCCAGCCCATTCGTAGCTGTATCTTTTTATATCTCGTCCTCTTAAGATCGGTTTTATCAGCTCGCTTGTTCTTTGTCTTTCAGCTTCGTCTTTACAATTTGCTAAAATTTCATCTTTTTTGGCTGTATCTATGATAAAGGCTTCATTGTAGCCTGTTAAAATTCCCCTGTAAATAGATATGTCCCATTCTTTCAAAGGTGTGCCTATCTTTTCTATCTTGGCTTTTAGGGCATTTGTCTTTTCATCATTAAAAGAAAAGCTTTCTTTGCTTAAACTTTTTTGCTCTAAGTTTGCGTAGTCTTGATAAAGGCTTATGTTGAATTTACATTTTTCTAAAAGCTCGTTGTTTAACGCTAGGTAGGCAAAATGAGAGTCTTTAGCTGGCTTTGCTTTGCTAAAGCTTAGTATGCTGGTATCAACCGTAGCAGAGTCAAAGACTTTTACCGAGTTTAAGTCTATGTAGGCTAAAAGGCTGGTATTTTTAAGCAAAAACTCACGCAAAGCCTCGCCGTATCCTGCTCTGGTGTATTTATTTGAAGTGATAAAGCTTAAAATTCCTTTATCTTTAAGCACCCTAAAACCAAGCTCGAAAAAATAAGTATAAATATCACTCGTGCCTTTATATACCTTATAATTTTCAGCCAGCATAGGCTTTAGCTCTTTAATCTCTTCTTGTCTTATATAAGGCGGATTACCGATGATAAGATCAAAGCCTGTGAAATTGCCCTCATCATCTAAAATTTCTGGGAATTCAAAACGCCATTCAAAAGGCTTGTTTGCTTCGAGATTAAAAATCTTTTCATATTCGTTTTGTAGTTCTTTAAATTCTTGTTTGGCTTTGTTTTCATCAAATTCAAAGACAAAGATACTTTTTGGGATATAAAATATCAATTTCTCATCATCTCTTGCAAGATAATCGCTGTATTTTTGAGAATACTCTTGGCATTTTTTCTCAAAATTTTTCACTTCTTTAGCGAATTTATCTTGAAAGCAAAAATTTTTAAAGCTTTCTTTGAGGGCTTTGATTTCTTGTGCGATAGCCTCTTTATCGCTGTAAAAGCCATCTTTGTAGTCTTTAACGGCTCGTTTGTAGCGTTTGATGCGTTCTTTTATGTTTGGGTAGTGGCTGAGGCTTTTATCGGTTTGAAAGTATGAGATCAAGGAATTTCCGCATTTTATGTTGATATCTATATTTGGTAGGGTAGCTAGCTGGTGGGTGTTTTCAAATTCGCTTTTATACTCTTCTTCAAAATCAAGATAATAACTATTTTTAAGCAGTTCTATCCAAAGGCGAAGCTTGGTGATCTCACACGAGTTTTGGTTAATATCTACGCCAAAGAGGTTGTTTTCTATGATAGTTTTTTTAAGCTCAAAAAGTTCTTTTTGTATGAGCTGGGCTTCATCATTAGCTTTGCTTGGTTTTGTGTAGATAAAATGCTCGCCTTTTTTGGTTTTGATAAGTAGCTCATCATTGATAAGGCTTAGTTCATCGATATATATAAGTAAGCCAAGTTCATAGTAGATATAAATCATCTCATTCAAACAAGACACCAAAAAATGCCCACTACCCACAGCTGGATCACAAATTTTTATACTTTGTAAAAGCTTTTTATACTCTGCAAATAAGGCTTCTTTCTTGTTTCTATCAGTTCTTATAGTATGCCTTATCTCATCGCTGATATCTGCTAGGCTTGAGACTTGCCAAGCTGGATAAGTTTCGTTAAATTTAGCCACAACGACTTTTTCTAAGCTTTGCTTACTCATATAAGCTGTGATAAAGCTTGGGGTGTAAAAAGAGCCTTCTTTGTAGCCGTTAAGCTTTTCAAAGACAAGCCCTAGCACGCTTGAGCTGATGAGTTCTTTGTGCTCGTCCTCATCACTACCAAAATCAAAGGCATCTAAAAACTCAAAAATATACTCAAGCAAGCCTACTTGCCCGCTTTTTGCCTTTGCATTTTGATCTTTGATCTGCGTCTTTGGGTAATACTCAAGCTTGCTGTAATCATCTAAATTTTCTATGCTTAAAAGCTCTTTTTCTATATTTTGCTTTTCAAACAAAGAGGAGTTGAGGTAGGGTAGGTAAGATAAATTTACAGAGTGGGTGTTGTTTTGTCTTTGGTCGTAGTTTTTTGCTAGGACTTCAAAAAAGAGTATGGAGAGGCTGTCAAAGCTTTTGATTTTGGTTAGGTTTAGGAATTTTAGACTTTGTTTATTTGTAAATGCCCCCCCCCAGAGCCTATATATTGGGGATTTAAGCCTGTGTTAAAGCGAACCAAATTTGACTCTATAAGCTTTAAAAACAAAATGCGATTAAGCCACAAGATGATAAGTTTCATCACATTTTCAAAGCTTTGATTTTGTGGGCTTAGTTTTTCATATATGGCGTTA includes these proteins:
- a CDS encoding NUDIX domain-containing protein, which codes for MDISTLKQEEFKSSIYIKAKRFSYLKNGKKHTWDFIEALDSVSILLYHKEKQSFIFVRQFRVPLWDYQVRNNVNIDKSELGYSVELCSGLVDKNLSIEDIAKEECLEELGYLPKSLEKVADFYGGFGSGASKQSLFFAEVSEEDKKAEGGGIDDEEIQSVFVKVKEFEEFSKHIVRAASFEFAYLWFMKNKAQIYGL
- a CDS encoding iron ABC transporter ATP-binding protein, which codes for MIELRNINKKYDEKIVLEDINLSFQKGKITSLIGSNGAGKSTLLGVASRLLSPDSGEVLFDGKNLKTYKNSELAKKISILKQQNHLNIRLRVKELVSFGRFPHSAGKLGEKDKQKIAQAIEFMGLKDLEDRFLDSLSGGQKQRAFIAMIIAQDTDYIMLDEPLNNLDMKNCVHIMKMLQRLVLEFDKSIILVLHDINFASVYSDTIIAMKNARVLFHGDTKDIIQSEILREIYDFDIKIQEINSKKICVYYE
- a CDS encoding siderophore ABC transporter substrate-binding protein; amino-acid sequence: MKKTLFITIFSVFAFFACSNDKSTQQDSNSTESNTSIKEKARVQVSYKPLVLHDKGSSFEIEHSLGKAEVIKNPSKVIIFDLGALDTFDALGLNDRVVGVTSKTLPKYLEQFKDKASVGAVNEADFEKVNELQADLIIISGRQAKFFDKLNQISPTIYVGTNNADFLNSFENKVITLATLFDKQEEAKAQLEAIKADIESKKAELDPNKKALIVLTNANRISVFGEGSRFGIIHDVLGIKAADESIKAGTHGNRADSEYILKINPDYLFVVDRNVIVGNQERAQTSLDNPLVAKTNAAMNGKIIYLDPEYWYLSGGGLESFKVMVDEVFKALK
- the rpmB gene encoding 50S ribosomal protein L28, producing MSRICQVTGKGPMVGNNVSHANNKTKRRFLPNLRTVRITLEDGTTRKIRVAASTLRTLRKQNS
- the rpe gene encoding ribulose-phosphate 3-epimerase, coding for MYVAPSLLSADFLHLKEEIEKVCEAGADLLHIDVMDGHFVPNLTFGPCVLKSIKEASSVPLDIHLMVDNIDFFVDLFLPFKPKFLSFHIENHAHPIKLCQYLRSKGIGAGIVLNPHTNISTLEHLLEFVDLVLLMSVNPGFGGQEFLPLVYDKIKRLRELVDQKNAKLFIEVDGGVNGLNASELELAGADILVAGSYIFSSQDYKNAISSLKLEF
- a CDS encoding P-loop NTPase fold protein, whose protein sequence is MNNQELEEKATHIKNLLENDINFCITITGEWGVGKTHFWKNIVEKKLDESKIKKVVYISLFGKEHYKEILEEIVLKVCGTHNGIIDKASKLTNGMLKLANINVNLDSLFGALKENDFKQIIICFDDIERKSEKLKMNDLMGLMAHLRDIKECSVVLILNDKKLKSISQNSRGNDDNEEKDFQIYEKYKEKCIDYSIEITTNFDAYKELIESEINNSKLAKIAQNILMQNNQPSYTNNLRMLKRLLNAIKEFNEKLKLSTMYEDEKYNTVIETFYKNLVVTCPYLKLSNKYENYNYENFKFILEQYWKDNAITQNLIEEIKAQLKNYEYYTNIELLEDLLPKKYFKLENYNDKDFAKKAHELLKKIYNFTDGRYSGMPLNLCQVLNEYYEDKEYYTQIEKHYRNEVMKFFIHSHIKQANQDYKSLESYRIITNNENELIEQLEQMIDGAKNQKDKQQDSQYSLKNKALEIVIKENKIAYYTDFIKDPVLYSKINNFDIDEIFKCFEIYPHLYTAFKCFKETEQNNSTKQNSSNDNIQKALEKWGKEQGYIKIKQ
- a CDS encoding ABC transporter permease — protein: MNLGFFFHIAFLLPLLCILAILSLFIGVSDIHIFDILQGHSLENEVFLISRIPRTITIIITGMSLSICGLIMQQLTQNKFVSPTTAGTMDCAKLGILVSMIFFAQSAFITQVFIASLFALAGSLIFLQILNKIKLKNLILVPLIGLMFGGVINSITTFFAYQMNLIQNMQGWLQGDFSNTMQGSYELIYLTLPLLLLAFLYANKITIAGMGKDIATNLGLSYQFILNLGLIIVSIIVSVIILMAGVIPFLGLIVPNIVSIFKGDDLRGSILIVGLFGAVLMLVCDIFSRLIIYPFEVPISLTLGVLGSFMFALILLKKKNYA
- a CDS encoding YdcH family protein; translation: MWHEYRDLMTELKGKDGRFDSLFEKHNELDDQIKAAEEGRVHLDDLEISRMKKEKLRVKEELGQYLANYSKNQ
- a CDS encoding CZB domain-containing protein, whose amino-acid sequence is MQFSDKFNELKEEANANNVNATGIVSEAFVSLVKLDHVAFKLNGYKEIFTHSGKKLSDHLSCRLGKWVAADGKQRFGTNPMFPQINEPHQKVHQSMNEAIELAKNIDGSESEQLKQEILSKCNDAEAASNRLFDIFKDMLAIASNTQTKTPSQQESSAPQETQTNKES
- a CDS encoding iron chelate uptake ABC transporter family permease subunit, encoding MRKKLFITAFITLVCILIYIFSFMGKFPEFVIKERTISILAIILVATCIAICTLIFQTITNNKILTPSIIGLDSLYLLVQSFLVFMLTATHVSVYDERVNFLTSVICMIAFGIVFYKILFKENRSIYHILLLGLIFGTFFSSLSSFFEVLIDPDEFLVVQGRMFASFNNVKIELLALSYILFIGIFIYMLSYFKFLDILALGKDISINLGLEYENLVKRFLIIIAVLISISTALVGPITFLGLLVTNLSYELFKTSKHSILLVACTLVSIIALVGGTYLVARVFAFNATLSVVINFIGGIYFIYLVLKGNRL